In a genomic window of Methanocella sp.:
- a CDS encoding aminopeptidase, with amino-acid sequence MIDENIYPKLAEDVISSLDVKSGDAVLISGGAHAQKFLEEIGIAVAKRGGQPFITAVSNDYQKRLLETCTVRQLKAMPKIMMGVVQAMDAYVTVEPYSDPSIKKYFREKLQARSEGNFPVMQIIYGKPGKRWLYMGWATEGMAKMYNVPLKELEKLVIGGCLIDYGVLKEDCEHVMRVLNNAKYVHVTDPNGTDFSLDIEGRRLNPDDGVLTPEKVAVGDLGGNLPAGEVFVAPVETYGSGTLYCPLTIDDLTRGTIIKGVRLKFKDGTLLPDECTAEHNEEVLRDTLHKMVEVDKEKYGSANALKVAELGIGLNPVIDRAIGYILTDEKIGGSVHVAFGRSDMYGGNVASNMHWDFVTAPDVTLEVEYKDGHKKLLMKDGRLLR; translated from the coding sequence ATGATCGATGAGAATATCTATCCGAAGCTGGCGGAGGACGTTATAAGCTCCCTGGACGTGAAGAGCGGCGACGCGGTGCTCATCAGCGGGGGAGCGCACGCGCAGAAGTTCCTTGAGGAGATCGGCATCGCCGTGGCAAAGCGCGGCGGCCAGCCCTTCATCACGGCCGTATCCAACGACTACCAGAAGCGCCTGCTGGAGACGTGCACGGTGCGGCAGCTCAAGGCGATGCCTAAGATCATGATGGGCGTGGTCCAGGCCATGGACGCCTACGTCACCGTCGAGCCGTATAGCGACCCCAGCATCAAGAAATACTTCCGGGAAAAGCTGCAGGCACGGTCGGAGGGCAACTTCCCGGTCATGCAGATCATCTATGGCAAGCCGGGAAAGCGCTGGCTATACATGGGGTGGGCCACGGAAGGCATGGCGAAGATGTATAATGTCCCCCTGAAGGAGCTGGAAAAGCTGGTCATCGGCGGATGCCTCATCGACTATGGCGTCCTGAAGGAGGACTGCGAGCACGTCATGCGCGTCCTCAACAACGCGAAGTACGTGCACGTCACCGACCCCAACGGCACCGACTTCAGCCTGGACATCGAAGGCAGGCGGTTAAATCCGGACGACGGCGTGCTCACGCCCGAGAAAGTGGCGGTGGGAGACCTGGGAGGCAACCTGCCCGCGGGCGAGGTCTTCGTCGCTCCCGTGGAGACCTACGGCAGCGGCACCCTTTACTGTCCATTGACCATCGACGACCTGACGCGGGGAACGATCATAAAAGGCGTCCGGCTCAAGTTCAAGGACGGCACGCTGCTTCCCGACGAGTGTACCGCCGAGCACAATGAGGAGGTGCTCCGGGACACGCTGCACAAGATGGTGGAGGTCGACAAGGAAAAATACGGCTCGGCGAATGCCCTGAAGGTCGCGGAGCTGGGCATCGGCCTGAACCCGGTCATCGACCGCGCCATCGGCTACATCCTGACGGACGAGAAGATCGGAGGCTCGGTGCACGTGGCCTTCGGCCGGAGCGACATGTACGGCGGCAACGTGGCGAGCAACATGCACTGGGACTTCGTCACGGCGCCCGACGTGACCCTCGAGGTCGAATACAAAGACGGCCATAAAAAATTACTCATGAAGGACGGCAGGCTGCTGAGATAA
- a CDS encoding glycosyltransferase family 4 protein, which translates to MESLRIGMFAWESLHGVKVGGLAPHVSEISEALAHKGHEVHVFTRRGDCGPYDEVNGVHYQRVKSRSGGSIVSEMDSMCDAFLDRYHSVRKLFGEFDVLHGHDWHPVTALTRLRKKGRDFVMTYHSIEWGRNGNRHSTSPEAGEISHREWLGGYEAKKLIVTSKALMDELQLIYSIPSYKLNLVPNGIFPKKINKEVDPAEVKMRYKIEPESPLVLFVGRMKYQKGPDLLVKAVPHVLKKSRDSRFVFAGDGDMRPFCEAKAHSLGVSGACRFPGYVPDGELVDLFNSCNMLAVPSRNEPFGIVVLEAWDACKPPIGTDAVGIIDNFVNGIKARPQPESLAWCISDVVDKPGALKWMGMQGKKLVDSIYDWNNVVDELLKVYDKVA; encoded by the coding sequence TGAGGTGCACGTGTTCACCCGGAGGGGCGACTGCGGCCCCTATGACGAGGTCAACGGTGTCCACTACCAGCGGGTGAAGAGCCGCAGCGGCGGCAGCATCGTCAGCGAGATGGACTCGATGTGCGATGCGTTCCTGGACCGCTATCATTCCGTGAGGAAGCTGTTTGGCGAATTCGACGTGCTCCACGGCCACGACTGGCATCCCGTCACGGCGCTCACCCGCCTCAGGAAAAAGGGCCGCGACTTCGTTATGACGTACCACTCGATCGAGTGGGGCAGGAACGGGAACCGCCACAGCACGTCTCCAGAGGCAGGAGAGATATCCCACCGGGAATGGCTCGGCGGCTACGAGGCGAAAAAGCTGATCGTCACGTCGAAGGCGCTCATGGACGAGCTCCAGCTCATCTACAGCATTCCGTCTTACAAGCTGAACCTGGTGCCCAACGGCATCTTTCCTAAAAAGATAAATAAGGAAGTGGACCCCGCGGAAGTAAAGATGAGATATAAGATCGAGCCCGAGTCGCCGCTGGTCCTGTTCGTGGGGCGCATGAAATACCAGAAAGGCCCTGACCTTCTCGTGAAAGCTGTACCGCACGTCCTGAAGAAAAGCCGGGACTCGCGCTTCGTGTTCGCCGGCGACGGCGACATGCGGCCGTTCTGCGAGGCCAAAGCGCATAGCCTGGGCGTGTCCGGCGCCTGCCGCTTCCCCGGATACGTGCCTGACGGCGAGCTTGTCGACCTTTTTAACTCGTGCAACATGCTGGCCGTCCCGTCGAGGAACGAGCCCTTCGGCATCGTGGTGCTCGAGGCCTGGGACGCCTGCAAGCCGCCCATAGGCACCGACGCCGTGGGCATCATCGACAACTTCGTCAACGGCATAAAGGCCAGGCCGCAGCCTGAATCCCTCGCCTGGTGCATCAGCGACGTCGTGGACAAGCCTGGGGCGCTGAAGTGGATGGGCATGCAGGGTAAAAAATTGGTGGATTCCATCTACGACTGGAACAACGTCGTGGACGAGCTCCTCAAGGTCTACGACAAAGTGGCCTGA